Within the Thermanaeromonas toyohensis ToBE genome, the region AGGGCCTGGCGGAATTCCCTCTTGCTCAAGGGACCTTTCCGATGGTTGATCAAAAGTTTGGCTACCCAATCGTGGGTTCCCCTCAAAATCTTAAACCCTTCTTTTTTAAGATCTTCTGTTAGCTCCGGAGGTGGGGAGGCAGCGTTGACCTGCTTCTGCCTTATAGCGGCCGCCGCCATCTCCTCACTTATTTTTACAAACTTCAACTTGCTCACCCGCGGCTTGCCCTGGTAATAGTTATCATAGGCCTCGTATAAGTAGGTGCCCTGTTCCCTATTGTAATCTACCAGCTTAAAAGGCCCCGTGCCTATAACAGCCTCTTTCTGCTGAAACTTTTCCGGTTCCTCCACATTTTGCCAAATATGAGCAGGCAGAATGGGCAAGGTACCAGCTATATTGCTTAGAAAGGGCGCATACGGTTTGCTCAAACCCAATTTCACTGTATACTCGTCCAGTGCTTCCGCCTTCTTAATCACAGAAGTGTCTACCCACTGGTAAGGGTGCTTACGCATATAATCTACCGTAAAGACTACATCCTTAGATGTGAATTTGTGCCCATCGTGCCAGGTAACATTTTGGTTTAAATGAAAGATATAGGCATTATCTTGTGGGTCGTATTGCCATTCCCTAGCCAGGGCCGGAACGAAACCCTGGGCATCTTTCCAGATTAGGGTGTCAAAAATAAAGCTCATGCGCACATAACCCGGGCCCCGAGGATAATGGCCGTAAGGGCTAGGGAAACCCCAATCTCCAGTAGTATCCGCTATGGTGTAGACACCTTGATTTTCTACCTTCTGCCCAGCACAGCCTGCTAGCAGCAAAAAAATTGGTAAAAGGCTTAAAACTACCATCCCCAGCCGCCAGGCTTTTC harbors:
- a CDS encoding ABC transporter substrate-binding protein, with protein sequence MGRKAWRLGMVVLSLLPIFLLLAGCAGQKVENQGVYTIADTTGDWGFPSPYGHYPRGPGYVRMSFIFDTLIWKDAQGFVPALAREWQYDPQDNAYIFHLNQNVTWHDGHKFTSKDVVFTVDYMRKHPYQWVDTSVIKKAEALDEYTVKLGLSKPYAPFLSNIAGTLPILPAHIWQNVEEPEKFQQKEAVIGTGPFKLVDYNREQGTYLYEAYDNYYQGKPRVSKLKFVKISEEMAAAAIRQKQVNAASPPPELTEDLKKEGFKILRGTHDWVAKLLINHRKGPLSKREFRQALALAIDREALVKVALRGFGLAGSPGLIPPDNPWYNARVEQYNYNPSKAEELLASLGYTRQRNYLARDGQILELELLFRGTGSRSSEERVAELVKEQLEKVGIKVNLRSLEAKTLDNRVKEWKFDLALSGHGGLGGDPEILNRVISGQGFNSARYDKSEELNSLLAKQNLEMDLEKRRQLVNQIQEIYAREMPALPLYYPTSYWAHDGRIELYFTPGGVGSGVPNPLNKMAFVK